A single Montipora foliosa isolate CH-2021 chromosome 7, ASM3666993v2, whole genome shotgun sequence DNA region contains:
- the LOC138010094 gene encoding histamine H2 receptor-like, protein MEKEESAIMLVNCVVNTILAFTATIGNVLVLYAVWKKPTLRSPSILLLCGLASTDLAVGLIAQPLFIARSLINLYTRSERLKETFERGFKTIGFSLCAVSLGIIAGTSLDRLIVITKPLQYPSIVTVRRVTCIVLAIWAVCVVGGTIQIWEEGILLPSMAAWIFIGFCVTVTCHATIFKIVRRHRIQIQSQARAFEGADTTARMASLQKSAFSAFIFFIVLAICQFPYLLVYIIYFARERKEGLLVRSLATTVVFMNSALNPVLYGWRVPELRNAMLQVFRAKEVRSTNSVV, encoded by the coding sequence atggaaaaagaagaaagtgcAATCATGTTAGTAAACTGTGTTGTAAACACTATACTTGCTTTCACAGCGACCATTGGCAATGTGCTTGTGCTGTACGCAGTGTGGAAGAAGCCGACGCTTCGTTCGCCCTCTATCCTTTTACTATGTGGTCTGGCGTCAACAGATTTAGCTGTTGGTTTGATCGCGCAACCTCTTTTCATAGCACGTAGCTTAATTAACTTGTACACTCGATCAGAGAGACTGAAAGAAACGTTTGAGAGAGGATTTAAGACCATTGGTTTCTCTCTTTGCGCAGTGTCCCTGGGCATAATTGCAGGAACCAGTCTTGACAGACTCATTGTCATTACGAAGCCGCTGCAGTATCCCAGCATCGTTACTGTTCGGAGAGTTACTTGTATTGTTCTAGCGATTTGGGCAGTTTGTGTAGTAGGAGGAACCATCCAGATTTGGGAAGAAGGAATTCTATTACCTTCAATGGCCGCTTGGATATTCATCGGGTTTTGTGTTACCGTTACGTGTCACGcgaccattttcaaaattgttcgGCGTCATCGAATACAAATTCAGAGTCAGGCTCGAGCATTTGAAGGAGCTGATACCACCGCAAGAATGGCCAGCCTTCAAAAATCTGCCTTTAGTGCATTTATATTCTTCATTGTGCTCGCGATTTGTCAGTTTCCTTATCTCCTTGTTTACATAATTTATTTCGCCCGTGAAAGAAAAGAGGGTCTTCTTGTCAGGTCTCTTGCCACCACAGTTGTCTTCATGAACTCGGCTTTAAATCCAGTTTTATATGGTTGGAGAGTACCTGAGTTAAGAAATGCAATGCTACAAGTGTTTCGTGCCAAGGAAGTAAGATCCACGAATTCTGTCGTTTGA